The Oncorhynchus nerka isolate Pitt River linkage group LG3, Oner_Uvic_2.0, whole genome shotgun sequence genome includes the window AGGTACAGTACATTAGAAGTAGATTATTTGACGTGTACTGTGCAacacagtgcagtacaatacagtgcagtacaatacggtgcagtacaatacagtgcagtacaacacagtgcagtacaatacagtgcagtacaacacaatgcagtacaatacagtgcagtacaatacagggCAGGACAGCTTTATAAACTGGGGCAAGTCTTTCATGTGTGATTATGTGGCCCCCCTccgtacacacacagatacacacacagggagaaaccaCAGTGAGAATTAGGCTCACCTGCATTGAGGAAGTAAAAAAGTCCATTGGATGTTAGCATGTGCACCACTGAGCAGATATCAGATTTGATATAGTGCACTAGACTAGGCTAATACATCTCACTTTCTAAACTCATGGGACAGACATTTTTCCCTCTAAAATGCGTGTGTGCATCACATTACTGACTGTCGGGCACTTTCACATAAAAAATGGATCACCTTAATAATAAATGAAACCTCTCAGAGATTGCATTTATGAAAAAATGTGACCCAGCATTTCCCATTTCCCaaaacaagtaaaaaaaaaaaaaaagtaatgtttttcttttttctttttgttGTCATGCTTATTCATTCTGCTTAAATAGGCCTATACCTTGCACGTCCATTAAATGATATGGAGATGATACTGTAAGACAATGTATACTTCATAATCTTGGATATTAAAACAAATGAACATTTGAACAGTTATGCTAATGTACTGTAGGTAGACCGACTGATGCGTTCCGGTTGCACGCTTTAGGTCTGGAGAACCTACATCATGCATTATTGTGTTGGCCTGGCTTAGTAACACAAGACACAAAGTATTTTGTCAACCGGATATCATTTTAATTCAAGGTCTCGTCTATCTCTTCCTTCATAGACAGGTGTGCGGACGATCGACTAGGGCTAGACCTCGTTTTTAAAATGATGGAGCCATATAGTTTCGCTGAGTGCTTGGAATATGCAAAGGCCTTTCTCCTGTACATCTCTCCCTGCCACATAGATATCATTAGCAGAGTGGACAGCACTACCCCGCCCAGCGTCAGTAGACAAAGCCCTGCTATCACGCACCTATCCAGGTGTGCCCCTACCCTGGCACTTTCGATTTCcagcctctccatctccctcgcgGACACGCTCTCCGGGTCCACTTTGACCTCGCGAGGGACTGCATAGGATATAATCACTAACGAGATCCCAGTGACTAGGAAAGTGACTGCGCTTATAAAGCCGTAATCTACAGATGCCCCCGAACTTTCTGATGCGAGATCATCATCTGACATTAGGGAGAGCTCATGCAACCCTTCGGGCCGAATGTCGCTCGCACAGTCATTAGGCCTACACCAGGATTTGTGGATACTTTCTCCACTTTTCCCAGGGCTTGGCAGGCGCAAATTCACATTCTCGTCGACATAGGTGAAAGATGTCTCTGATTCCTCGTCGCAGCACACTCTGACCTTCTCCACCGCAGGGTGACCGTGTTTAAAATGCGGACGTCCGTTAAGGGGAACCGTCCTTGGTGCTGAATTACACAGTCCTTTGCAGCCCGGAGCTGAGATAGAGAGCGCCCCTCCGGCTGAACTGCTCGCTTTACGAACATGAACCGGATTGGAAGCCCAGTCAAGGACGCGGGGAGGATCGGGTTGTCTGCCTCTTCCTTCCTTATCTATATAAAGCAGCTCTACAGAAGCCATTCGATTCTTTCCGCTGGTTCACTTCAGTTATTTCCCCACGGCGTTCTGAGTCCGCAGCATCCCTGATGAGAAATAATTGGCAAAGCAGATGTCACATAGGGCCTGATTATTAAAAACTATCAAATTATTGCATTGGGGAAAACAGCAGCCACCTGTGCGTAATGTGTGGCGCTTCAAGCGCATTATGGGCAAGTATGCTCATGATGTTATCAGAAATACTTAGCCTAAAAATGTACAATTGTTTGGGTTTAAGTAATTTGCTCCATGTATACAAAGCGATTAAAGTGACAGATTAGCAGTATCCAATTAGTGTGCAATCCCCTTCAACCCGATTATCTGTAGTTATTTTTCAAACATAATGTATATCATAGTATGGAAGAACACACATACATAGTCATGAGAAGTGTACATAACTGTATCGTAGGGCACATACATTTTCCAATAATAGGCTGTTATGGAGATAAATCATTTCAGTAGGCTGCTCTGTGCGGGAAAGGGGATGGGTTTGAAGTAGATAAAAAGGCTTTCCACGCCATGCAATATGCTCTTATTCACAACATCGCTGTGAAATGTTGAAGATGAATCAAATAACGTGATAGTTTTTGCGATGCGTATTTGGAGCACGCACAGTCTTCCCTATAGCCACAGTGCATCTGCTTAGTGTGCTCAGCTAATATAAACTACTGTATTTCAGGCAATAAATAATATAAAAGCACTTACTTCTTTAGAATTCATTCTTCATCATGCCAGAATACTTTGCATATAGGAATCATAATAGATCGATGACTAAATGCCTTTAACGAAACTGAAAACGTAGCCTTGAGTCCTCGTCTGCTTGGGAGGAAAGATTTTCGCTGTAGTCCCTCCCTCCCACGCAAGGTTTAAGCTGCCTCGCTATGGTGCTGAAATGAGCTGGCTACCCCCGGTACCCTTGAGCAGATGCAGATTACTTCGGTGTGcattcaaataaacacacaccagagaggatTTAATTCTCATGGACCTCTGCATTTGAAGTCCATATAGACTTAAACATTTTGCCCCTAAAGTATCAACCTTATGGACATTCGATATCGTTTATTTGATCAAATCTCAATTTAACGTTACTAGAGCTGTGCTAATAATCTTCTCCAGATGTATACTTGGTGTAGATGCTTGGTTGCATCAAGTGAAAACATGCACAGGCCTAAAAACCAATAGCCCGTTTACAGTGGTCAACTGATCCACAtgggagaaagggaaagggggcacctagtcaattgtacaactgaatgcattcaactgaaatatgtcttccacaattaacccaacccctctgaatcagagaggtgtctgtggggggggggctgccttaatcgacatccacgtcatccGCGCCAGGGGAGCAgtagttgttgggggttaactgccttgctcaggggcagaatgacagattttcacattgTCGGCTCTGGGATTCTCGATCcagtaacctttcggttattggcccaacaaTCTGTGTGCCCTGGCCCCATGGAAGATTAATGGTCACTATGTCAAAGGCATAATTGAATCCATGTTTAATCTAGCGAGCTAGCCCTGAAAATATTAGTACATGTCATCCTCATCTTTGTAAAGCTTTAAAGCAATCCGAAAGATACAGTACAATGATCTTTCTGAATGGCAACACTTTGCATTTCAATTGATGCCATTGTCACCTCCACCTGCATATTTGTTAGTATAACCCTATCCCTTTATGCAGCTGTGCCCCATGCACCACAATTCAAAGCTTTTGAGGCCATGCAAATATCGAGAGAGCAAACTATTACATTCCAGAGCACAAACAGACAACAGCATCAGACAGAATTGCCCAGTCACACGTTGCCAGCAGCAGACCAGAAGCAGTACAGGGTGAAGGACTTTGGCCCGTGGCCCAATAAGCTACCGTTTAACCGAtgaggctggaggagagaggagagagaggagggaagtgaTTCATCTAGCCAGTTGTTACAGCGGAGCTTGGGAAGCAATACTGCCCAGTCATGGCTTGATGTATCATGACCCTGCATTATGAGAAGGGCCAAGCTGCTGTCTATTCCAAGTATGAACAGAGCTGATACAGTATGTGACTGTGTACTTGTCTCAGACTTACAGACCATCGGTTGTTATCTGCTACAGCTAGGCTACATCACTCCGCCAAGGACAAAAACCCTGCATGCGGCAAAGACAGCTACCCAGAGGCCAGTACATCTTCTTGGAGTGTCTCATGCCACTGGCACATCCAAATGTAGAATGGGTTGTAGATTATATACATGGATAGGCCACTCCTCGTGCATTATCTTTAGGGGATAAGTGATTTTGATTCAGAAAACGTTCATGTCCTCAAAGAGGCAATTCCTTTGGCAGCAATCACAATAAAGACAAATTAACGTATTAACAAACAACATCAAAATAGGAAAGGATATTTACAAGCAAGTGTGCTGGATGTACACAGAATATGTATGGACTATGACAATCTTGATGCTTTTTTAGAAAATAGAACatgaatagaacatgaacccttAAATCTAAAACCTAAAGCGCTAATGTAAACAGTAAACAGCCTCCCACCGTACATGCCCATGTCATGTGATGAAATGTGATTAGATGAATCTATGTTACTTATTTCAATGACATTTATGAGCAATTTCAAGTGTACAGAAGGGAATATGATCAAGCATCAGCCTCTGGGCATCTAAAGGCCAATGCTTGGTGGATTATTAATAAGCTGGTGGCGTATGCCTTAGAGATTGTTTTTGGAGAGTTGGCACGCAAACCCTAGCTGCATTTGAGATGTTTTGACACCGTCTTCCAGGGGAGGCCCAGGCAGGGTGGCCAGAGCGTTACGAGAAAATAAAATGACCTCAGGGACTCTATTAGAGAAAGAAAAGTACAGAGTATAATAGAGAGATAGGGAGTAGTAGAGAAATCCGAAAGCGGTTGTAGAGGTTGATAACAGTTAGACAGGGTCATAAAATATTCAGTAGTTGGCACTGAAGGTTCATTGAATGGTTTTCCTAATTGGACCAAGGTCTTGCCCTGACATGGATACTATGGGTTATGTTGTA containing:
- the LOC115115050 gene encoding transmembrane protein 74-like: MASVELLYIDKEGRGRQPDPPRVLDWASNPVHVRKASSSAGGALSISAPGCKGLCNSAPRTVPLNGRPHFKHGHPAVEKVRVCCDEESETSFTYVDENVNLRLPSPGKSGESIHKSWCRPNDCASDIRPEGLHELSLMSDDDLASESSGASVDYGFISAVTFLVTGISLVIISYAVPREVKVDPESVSAREMERLEIESARVGAHLDRCVIAGLCLLTLGGVVLSTLLMISMWQGEMYRRKAFAYSKHSAKLYGSIILKTRSSPSRSSAHLSMKEEIDETLN